One Brassica napus cultivar Da-Ae chromosome C4, Da-Ae, whole genome shotgun sequence genomic region harbors:
- the LOC106449919 gene encoding cytochrome P450 81D1 translates to MFHLLSFTLVLLLLIVAAYLLRAKQNLPPSPKGFPVIGHLHLLKEPVHRCLRDLSQSLGPVFSLRLGSCRAVVVTSSSAAEEFLSHENDVVFANRPVTTMYAYVLYSNTAVSVAPYGDHWRNLRRICTAEIFSPARLRDSLEIRRDEVRSLLRTIQAASSSGGGGNNFVRVELRPLLSGFTLNVIMRMVAGKRYYGEDKVRELISETFELGGFTYVGDFLPVVKLFDFDGYVKRAKKLGSKLDKFLQELLHEHRGKTEFKNTMITHLLTLQESQPEYYTDETIKGLVLVMLFAGSETTSVTLEWAMSNLLNHPDVLAKVQTELNNIVSREGRLMEESDTSTCTYLNNVISETLRLYPAAPLLIPHASSRDCKVAGYDIPRGTWLFINAWAIQRDPKVWDEPEVFKPERFHCEELKIQHGKFLPFGIGRRGCPGMGLAQLILSLALGSLIQCFDWERDEVDMAVDMSEGKGHTMPKAVPLVAKCKSSSILDNCFI, encoded by the exons ATGTTTCATTTGCTTTCATTCACTCTAGTCCTCCTCTTATTAATTGTAGCTGCTTATCTCCTCCGAGCAAAGCAAAATTTACCACCAAGTCCAAAGGGCTTTCCGGTGATCGGACACCTTCATTTGCTCAAAGAACCTGTCCACCGTTGCCTACGTGACCTTTCTCAAAGCCTCGGTCCCGTGTTTTCTCTCAGGCTTGGCTCTTGCCGAGCCGTAGTCGTCACGTCATCTTCCGCAGCGGAGGAGTTCTTGTCTCACGAGAACGACGTCGTTTTCGCAAACAGGCCTGTCACTACTATGTATGCATACGTTCTTTACAGCAACACGGCGGTTAGCGTAGCTCCCTACGGAGACCACTGGCGCAACCTCCGCCGTATCTGCACCGCCGAGATCTTCTCCCCCGCTCGTCTCAGAGACTCGCTGGAGATCCGGAGAGACGAAGTGAGGTCTCTGCTTCGGACGATCCAAGCCGCATCATcatcaggaggaggaggaaacaACTTTGTCCGAGTGGAGCTACGACCGTTGCTTTCAGGGTTCACGTTGAACGTCATCATGAGAATGGTCGCTGGAAAACGATACTACGGCGAGGATAAAGTGAGGGAGCTGATCAGCGAGACGTTCGAGCTCGGAGGGTTTACTTACGTCGGTGACTTTCTTCCGGTTGTGAAGCTGTTTGATTTCGATGGATACGTTAAGAGAGCGAAGAAACTTGGTTCGAAATTGGACAAGTTTCTGCAAGAACTTCTCCACGAACACAGAGGAAAAACAGAGTTCAAGAACACGATGATCACTCATTTGCTAACTCTTCAAGAATCGCAGCCTGAGTACTACACCGACGAGACCATCAAAGGGCTCGTACTG gTGATGTTATTTGCCGGTTCGGAAACAACGTCAGTGACATTAGAGTGGGCTATGTCTAACCTTCTAAATCATCCAGATGTTCTAGCGAAAGTCCAGACGGAACTAAACAACATCGTTTCAAGAGAGGGGCGTCTGATGGAAGAATCTGATACGAGCACTTGTACGTATCTCAATAACGTAATTTCAGAGACTCTTCGTTTGTATCCTGCAGCGCCATTGCTGATCCCACACGCATCGTCCCGTGACTGCAAAGTTGCTGGGTATGACATTCCACGTGGCACATGGCTATTCATCAACGCATGGGCCATTCAGCGAGATCCAAAAGTGTGGGATGAGCCGGAGGTTTTTAAGCCAGAAAGGTTCCACTGTGAGGAGTTAAAGATCCAACATGGTAAGTTTCTACCTTTTGGAATAGGTAGAAGAGGGTGTCCTGGAATGGGGCTGGCCCAACTTATATTAAGCTTGGCTTTAGGGTCATTGATTCAGTGTTTTGATTGGGAGAGAGATGAAGTAGACATGGCCGTTGACATGTCCGAAGGAAAGGGTCATACTATGCCTAAAGCTGTGCCTTTAGTTGCCAAATGCAAGTCTTCTTCAATCCTAGACAACtgcttcatataa